In Zingiber officinale cultivar Zhangliang chromosome 6A, Zo_v1.1, whole genome shotgun sequence, a single genomic region encodes these proteins:
- the LOC121996034 gene encoding dehydration-responsive element-binding protein 1E-like: MDLPVFPTPSRSSRQRGKKETESLFEAERASMEGFNSGFNSGFNSDSGSPSAGETWDYETVSSAPPKRPAGRTKFRETRHPVYKGVRRRGTAGRWVCEVREPNKKSRIWLGTFPTADMAARAHDAAAMMLRGRAACLNFADSAWLIQVPSSFSGPRDISRAAAEAAEQFRPRAASSATTPSPTFSTAATAASREEATPTASAIDLMNYDDIDLGYSYYASMAEELLVAPPLHGGNNWEDLETWADVPLWSYSI, translated from the coding sequence ATGGATCTCCCAGTCTTCCCAACACCAAGCAGAAGCAGCCGCcaaagaggaaagaaagaaacagAGAGTCTATTCGAAGCAGAGAGAGCCAGCATGGAGGGATTCAATTCGGGATTCAATTCAGGATTCAATTCGGATTCCGGCTCTCCGTCGGCGGGGGAGACGTGGGACTACGAGACGGTGTCGTCGGCGCCGCCGAAGCGGCCGGCGGGGCGGACCAAATTCAGGGAGACGCGGCACCCGGTGTACAAGGGCGTCCGGCGGCGGGGAACGGCGGGGCGGTGGGTGTGCGAGGTGCGGGAGCCCAACAAGAAGTCTAGGATCTGGCTAGGGACCTTCCCAACGGCAGATATGGCGGCGCGCGCACACGACGCTGCCGCCATGATGCTCCGCGGCCGCGCAGCCTGCCTCAATTTCGCCGACTCCGCCTGGCTCATCCAGGTCCCGTCCTCCTTCTCCGGCCCGAGGGATATCTCCAGGGCAGCCGCCGAGGCGGCGGAGCAGTTTCGGCCCCGCGCCGCCTCCTCCGCGACCACACCTTCGCCGACGTTTTCCACGGCCGCTACCGCGGCCTCGCGGGAAGAAGCAACTCCGACCGCCAGCGCAATCGATTTGATGAACTACGATGACATCGATTTAGGGTACTCTTACTACGCCAGCATGGCGGAGGAGTTGCTGGTGGCGCCGCCGCTGCACGGCGGGAACAATTGGGAAGACCTGGAGACGTGGGCCGATGTGCCACTCTGGAGCTACTCTATTTGA